One Stratiformator vulcanicus genomic window, CTCAACGAGAAATCACACGCCGAGAAAGTCATCCGCGATTTAATATCGCAGGTTGAAACGGGCGACGATCCGGCTCGGCTTCCGGAGCCACCCGCAGCCGAGCAGCTTTGGCTGCCACCCGGCCTGACCCTGCCCCAACAGGCAGGCGGAGACGAGTCCGTCGCGTCGGGGGATGTCGTCGGCTTGACCCATTCGCTGTCCGAAGAGGAACCCACGAACCGGCAGGAAAATCCCGACGAGCCTGATAAACCGCGGCTGCTGCGGCTTCCCCACGAAGATGATCGGTCCGTCGCCTGACCCCTTAACCGCAGTTCAATTCATGGTCAGCTTCTGCTGAAGTTTTTGAAGCGGATGCGGTGCGGCTGGTCGGCCTCGGCTCCCAGCCGTTCGTGTTTATTCGCCTCGTAGGAATCGAAGTTCCCTTCGTGCCAGTAGACCTGGCTGTCACCCTCGAAGGCGAGGATGTGCGTCGCGACGCGATCGAGGAAGTATCGATCGTGACTCGAAACCATCACGCAGCCGGCGAAGTTGCTGAGGCCCTCTTCGAGCGACCGTAGCGTGTCGACGTCGAGGTCATTCGTCGGTTCATCGAGCAGAATCAAGTTGCCGCCGGAGCGAAGCACCTTCGCCAAGTGAACCCGGTTGCGTTCCCCGCCCGAGAGCACACCGACTTTGACCTGCTGGTCGGTTCCTTTGAAGTTGAACCGGTTGCAATAGGCCCGCGTGTGGAGCTTGTGGCCGCCCAGTTCGATGAAGTCCGTTCCGCCGCTGATCTCTTCGTAGACAGTCTTGTCCGGATCAAGCGTGTCGCGTGACTGATCGACGTAGGCGAGCTTCACGGTATCGCCGACGCGCAGCGTCCCGGAGTCGGGTTCCTCCAACCCCATGATCATCTTGAACAGGGTCGTCTTACCCGCCCCGTTCGGACCGATCACACCGATGATGCCCCCGCGGGGCAGCCGGAATGTGAGGTCTTCATAGAGCAGCTTATCGCCGAACGCCTTCGTGACATGTTCGCAATCGACGACGAGCGTGCCGAGCTCCGGCCCGGGGGCGATTTGGATGACGGTATCATCGTCCCGCGTGTCGAACTGCTCGTTCCGCATTTCTTCGTAGCGCTGGATTCGGGCCCGGTTCTTGGTTCCGCGGGCTTTCGGCGAGGTATTGATCCAGTCGAGCTCCTGTTTCAGCATCCGATCGCGCTTCGACTGCCGCTTCTCCTCGACCTTGATCCGGGCCGCCTTCTGCTTGAGCCAGCCGGAGTAGTTCCCCTCGAACGGAAACGCCTTGCCCTTGTCGAGTTCGAGAATCCACTGCGCGACGTTGTCGAGGAAGTACCGATCATGCGTTACCGCGACGACGGTCCCGGCGAAGTTCTCGAGGTACTTCTCCAGCCACAGGACCGACTCGGCGTCGAGGTGGTTGGTCGGTTCGTCCAGCAGCAGGATGTCTGGGCTTTCGAGCAGCAACCGACACAACGCGACGCGACGCTTCTCACCGCCGGAAAGATTGCCGATGACCGCATCGTCCGGCGGCACGCGAAGCG contains:
- the ettA gene encoding energy-dependent translational throttle protein EttA; translation: MGQNYIFTIESLTKIHDETEVLSDVWLAFYPGAKIGVLGKNGTGKSTLLRIMSGDDKDFMGKAEPAKGVKIGFFHQEPKLNPDQTVEESIAEGVAEANAILERFNEINMKLGEEMSPEEMEALLEEQAVVQDKIDTANLWEIDRTVDIAKDALRVPPDDAVIGNLSGGEKRRVALCRLLLESPDILLLDEPTNHLDAESVLWLEKYLENFAGTVVAVTHDRYFLDNVAQWILELDKGKAFPFEGNYSGWLKQKAARIKVEEKRQSKRDRMLKQELDWINTSPKARGTKNRARIQRYEEMRNEQFDTRDDDTVIQIAPGPELGTLVVDCEHVTKAFGDKLLYEDLTFRLPRGGIIGVIGPNGAGKTTLFKMIMGLEEPDSGTLRVGDTVKLAYVDQSRDTLDPDKTVYEEISGGTDFIELGGHKLHTRAYCNRFNFKGTDQQVKVGVLSGGERNRVHLAKVLRSGGNLILLDEPTNDLDVDTLRSLEEGLSNFAGCVMVSSHDRYFLDRVATHILAFEGDSQVYWHEGNFDSYEANKHERLGAEADQPHRIRFKNFSRS